Genomic DNA from Acidimicrobiales bacterium:
CGTGGCGCACCAGAGGGACGCCGGCGCCGACGAGCGCCGAGCGGGCGGCGCCCAGGTCGGGCACCCGCACGCCGAGGCTGCCGGTCTGCGGTCGCCGGTAGACGTGGCCCCACAGGCGCCGGCTCCGGTCGTCGCCGACGGGCATCGGGTACAGCGCCAAGGTCATGTCGCCGAGCGAGACCCCGGCCTGCGGTGACCCGGCGGGTGCGGCCTCGTCCACGAACGTGACCGCGGTGTCGAGCAGCGCGGCCAGCCGCTCCGCCGCGGCCGCCGGCTCGACGACGACGGCGCCGCCGAACGCCATCTGCACGACGTCGAGCAGCGGCTCGACCGGGTACGAGGGGATCACCGTGCCGAACCGCGGATCGTTCGGCGCCTGCCCGCCGTACCACTCCACCACCACGCCGGCGGTCGTGGCCGGGTCGGTGAACACGATCACCTCGTCGACGCGCGACGCGACCCTGGCCCCGAGGGACTCGAGGTGGGCGACCGTGGCGTCGATGTCGGCCACCTGGACCGCGATCGAGCTCATGTGCGACCCGAGCCGGGACACGAAGCGATCCACCGCTCCGCCCGCCACGATCGGCTCACCCAGCTCGATGGAGTTGTCGCCGATCCAGGTCATCCCCCCGCGGCGACCGACCGCCGGGTCCTCGTACCGATGGTCCTCGAGGGCCCGGCTGCCGACCAGCCAGGCCAGGGCGTCACGGGTCCGCTCGTAGTCGGCGACCATGGCGGTGGTGTGGAAGCACCACCGCACCACATGGGTCACGGCGGCTATCGT
This window encodes:
- a CDS encoding VOC family protein, whose product is MTHVVRWCFHTTAMVADYERTRDALAWLVGSRALEDHRYEDPAVGRRGGMTWIGDNSIELGEPIVAGGAVDRFVSRLGSHMSSIAVQVADIDATVAHLESLGARVASRVDEVIVFTDPATTAGVVVEWYGGQAPNDPRFGTVIPSYPVEPLLDVVQMAFGGAVVVEPAAAAERLAALLDTAVTFVDEAAPAGSPQAGVSLGDMTLALYPMPVGDDRSRRLWGHVYRRPQTGSLGVRVPDLGAARSALVGAGVPLVRHDDDVVVVHPEATGGVIVVVVDALLPGDPRA